CACCCGCCTCACCAGCGGCTCCTCTTCCTCCAGAGAGGCCAGGAGAGCTTTTCTGGCGGCAGGCGACTGGGAACGACGCAACGCCCGCGCCTCGAGAGGGTGCAGCGCTTCGTCGCCCTCATCGGCCTGCTCGGCCTGGCTCATGTCGAGGCCGGCCTGCAGACGCAGGACCGCGTTGCCATTGGGCAGCAGCTCGCGGAAGAGGACGGCGGGATCACCGACCGAGAGGTCCGCGGAGCGGACCATCTGCCAGGGCACGTCGTAGCGGCCTGTTCCGGTGGAAGCGACGAAGCGCACCCACTGCCCCATGCGCGCCTCAAGGATTCCTGGCACGGCATCCTCGCCAGGGACCGGTTGAAGGTGCTCGCGGGCCGCGGCGACTGCCTCGCTGAACTGCGCCAGAACCCGCCAGGCTTCACGCCTGCGGGGTTCGGTGGGGCGGATGAGTTCGGCTATCTGCACGCTGTGCTCGACAAGCAGCCGCTGCAGGCCCTCCTCCAGGCCGCTGGCTGCGGCACGGTACTGCCCTGCGAGATCGGCCAGTCCGCGGCGTGACAACACAGCCGCGTCAAGGTTCAGCTCGCAAAAGAGGGACAGCTTTCCACTGAAGCGGCCCGTGTGAGCTTTGAGCAGACCCTGGACGCCCTCCGAAACGATGGCATTGCGACGCAACGTACGCAGACGCGCCTCTGTCGGCGGATCCGTTGGCGTGTAGGCACTGAGGACATCCCTCCACTCCACGACCGGCCAGGGGCGGACAGTAGGGGACCCTGCAGACTCAGCCACCACCACTCCCATCCGTCGAAACGACGCCTCCGTATACAGAGTACGGCAGCGCGCCTATTCGCAACAACCGCCTGCCGCATCTGCGTACACACGACACAGGCCGCTGGGAAGAGCCGCAGGCGCGCTGGGGGTATCGCACCAGGCAGCCAGACCAGTCATGCCACCGAGAGGACGTCACTTCGAGGACGTCCTGCCGTGCTTGAACTACTCAGCATGGGTGGAGATGGCTGAGCGAAGACGCAGACCCCCGCGCCGGGGCTGCTTTCCAGCGAGCGACGGGGATGCCGTCCGCCTGAATTGGCCAAACCTGCCGCGCCATGTGTCGCCATCGGTGAAGATGGAGCTCCTGACCTGTCCAGAGATCTCTTCTTTGGACGTCGTCATGCCTCAACGCCATCGCGCCACAGCTCTGCTGGGCATCAGCGCAGCGTCTTCCGTGCCGCCCGCGGCCCTTGCCGTCTCCGGAGCACCTTGGTGGGCTCTCCTGGTCGCGACCCTGCCCGGCGCCATGGCTCTGATGCTGCAGTCGGTCTTCCCGCAGAACTCCCAGGACCGCCTTGAGTGGTGGCGCGATCGGCGCCGCCACCGTGAACACCTCAGCCGCGCATCCCCGCCCGCGACCGATCCCGGTGATCGCTGAGCAACCTGCGGAGATCGAGTAGGCAGGGAGGTAGCAATACAGCTCGATAGGGATCTACGTAGGGATCGCTGCTTCGCAGTATCGATCTGCACGAGGATCGATCGATGGACCGGTTGGTCTATCGGTAGATGACCGGGTACGCCGGTCCGACGGCTGACGGTCGGTGGCGTGTGGTGAGGGTATGGATCGCCGCATGAATCAACTCGCCAAGCGTCGCTGGATCTTCTCTCCCATCACTTCCTGGCAGGCCAGGCGGCTTTCCCGTTTGACGGGCATCGATCACAACGCCGCGTGGGTCAAGCTCCGCACGGCCACGCACCCTGACGAAGCCGTCGCCTATGCGAAGCCCTTACTCGACAGCCCGGACAGCACTGGGCGCTGACGCACGTGCAGCCCCGGACCTAGAGGTCCGGGGCTTCGTCGCGTCTTGAGGTCAGTAGTCGCTGGGGACGGGGAGGCCTCGGGGAGAGGGTCCGGTGACGGTCAGTCTTCGTGGTGCTGGTCGCTGTCGTCGCGCTGGGTCTTGCGGGCGCGGTGGAGTTCGAGGGCGAGTTGGGCGAGCGCGGTCAGGGCGTTGAGCGCTTCGATGACGGTGTTGAGGGTGTCGTGCATGGCGGGCCTCCCCATTGGGGGCTGCGGGGACGGTGCGTCCGGCGGCTGATGGGAGGTGACTGTGCGGATCGATTGGGTCGTCTGGGAGTCAGGGGCCGGACAACGCAGGTAAGTTCCGGACCAGGGGCCTTTTGTCCAGGACAGCCCGGACAAGACACAGCCCCGGGGCGGGGGCTCGCGTGACATCGAAAGCCGGCGGTGGCAGGCCGTGGGGCCCGATCCGCGCCGAGAACCCCGCGGCCCGGCAGCTCGCCGTCGTACTGCGCGGCCACGTGGACGCGAGCGGCAAGACCCTCGCCGCTCTCGGCGCCGAGATCCACGTGAGCAAGGCGCAGACCGGCGTCTACCTCGCCGGGAAAGTCCCCACCGAGACGTTCATCGCCGCCCTGATCAAGTCAACGGTCCGCGCCGAGCTGCGTGAGCGCCGCCGGGAAGAAGCACTGGCCCTGCGGGAGAAGGCGCTGCGCCCCGCCCCTCGCACCGTCCCCGGAACGCCTGCCGCGTCTGGTCCGGCGTATGCGGTGGAGCTCGCCGCCGCGCAGGTCCGCCAGCTGGAGACCTATGACCGGCTGACCCGCTCGCTGGAGCAGCAGGCGGAGGTCGAGCGGGCAAAGAACAACTCCGACAAGCTCGTCATGGTCCTGATCAACATGATCCGCCAACTGGACCGTCGGGTCGCCGACCTCACCCAGGAACGCGACCAGCTGCGCACCCAGCCGCGCAGCGAGGCCCTGGAAAACGCTGAGCGCAAGCTCGCCCGCGCCGAAGAGCAGGAGAAACGCGCCCACGCCGAACTCCAGCGCGCGGAGGAAAAACAGCGCCAGGCCGAGGAACTCGCAGTGCGCGTAACGGACCAACTGCGCCAGCTCACCGACGAACTTGACCGACTGCGCGCCGGTGACCCCGCCTCACCCCTCGACACGCTGCCCACCCTGTACGAGGAGTCGTTCCAGCAGCCCAGATCAGCAGATCCAGACGGCGACGACATCGACGCCGTCCTCGCCCGGGCCAGCGCGGTCAACGACGAAGACAACGACGCTCTGACCCGCGTGACCAGCCAACTCAACGAGACCAGTGCCGAGGTTGTCCAGGACAAGCCACCAGACAACCCAGACGAGGACTGGCGGGTCACCTTCGCACTCGCCGACAGCCCAATTGGCACCCTGGATACACGCCGCCAGCACGCCTTCAACATCGGGGAGACCGGAGACCGGGAGCAGGCCGTCCAGCTGTACACCGACCTCATCCCTGAACTGACCTACGCCCTCGGCCCCGACCACCCCAACACCCTGCAAGCACACCTCCATCACGCCCTCAACGTCGGGCAGACCGGAGACCGGGAGCAGGCCGTCCAGCTGTACACCGACCTCATCCCTGAACTGACCCGCATCCTCGGCGCCGACCACCCCGACACCCTGACCGCACGCCGCGTGCACGCCTTCTACGTCGGGCAGATCAGAGGCCGGGAGCAGGCCGTGCGGCTGTTCACCGGACTCATCACCGACCTGACCCGCATCCTCGGCGCCGACCACCCCAACACCCTGACCGCACGCCTCCAGCACGCCTTCTACGTCGGGCAGACCGGAGGCCGGGAGCAGGCCGTCCATCTGTACACCGACCTCATCCCCCGCCTGACCCGCGTCCTCGGCGCCGACAACCGCAACACCCTGGAAGCACGCCGCCAGCACGCCTTCAACATCGGGGAGACCGGAGGCCGGGAGCTGGCCGTGCGGCTGTTCACCGACCTCATCCCTGAACTGACCCGCGTCCTCGGCGCCGACAACCGCAACACCCTGCAAGCACGCGTCCATCACGCCCTCAACGTCGGGCAGACCAGAGGCCGGGAGCAGGCCGTCCAGCTGTACACCGACCTCATCCCTGAACTGACCCGTGCCCTCGGCCCCGACCACCCCTACACCCTGCAAGCACGCCGCCAGCACGCCTTCTACGTCGGGCAGACCGGAGGCCGGGAGCAGACCGTCCAGCTGTACACCGACCTCATCACCGACCTGACCCGCGTCCTGGGCGCCGACCACCCCGACACCCTGGAATCACATCGCTTCCTCGCCCGCTACGTCTCGTAAAAGGGCACAGATCAGAGCCGCGGGTCGGCGCGAATGAGGAGCTCTGCCGGAACTTGTCGACGGCCCACACCTTCTTGCCAGGCCTGCCGGCAAGGAGGTGTGGTTCAGCGGCTTCTGTCGCTGGGGGCGAGCAGGCTGGTGACTTCGGCGAGGGCGGCCGCGCCGGGCTTGAAGTACTTCCGGGCTGCGCTGACCGACTTGTGGCGGGACTTCGCCATGAACAGCAGCAGGGAGACGCCCTGTTCGCCGAGGTGAGTCAGCCCGGAGTGGCGGAACTCGTGGGGGTCCCTGCCGGTGCCTTCCTCGCCGCCGACGCAGGTGTGCCGGTCGAGCAGGGCGCGCAGTTGGCCGTAGGAGAGGCGGGCCAGGCTGGTGTCGGGGCAGACGTCGCGCGGGGTGAGGAGTTTGCCGGGGCCGGGCTTGCGGTGGGTGACGAGCAGCGGGCCGCGGTTGCGTGCGCCGATCAGGCGGGGGAGGAGGCGGGCGGTGCCGGCGTCCCAGTAGATCGTCTCGGTGGCGTAGTCCTCGCGGGCCTGGCCTCGCCGGCGTACGGCCTTGGCGCCCTTGGCCTTCACCGGGGCCTGGCGGGCGGTGAGGTTGAGGTCGTCGATGTTGATGCCGAGCAGTTCGTCGGCGCGGGCGCAGGTCTCGTAGAGCATCCGGTAGGTGGTCTTCTCGCGCAGGTCGACATCGCGCCGCGCGACCAGGCGGTCGATGGCGGTCTTGGAGCGGACCGGAGTCTCGGAGGCGGGGTCGGGCATCCGCTTGCACCAGGCCGGGATGTGCGGCGGCTGCAGGCCCGCCTCGTGGCACCAGGAGAGCCAGCCGCCGACCGCGCCACGGCGGGAGTTCCAGGTGCTGGCGGCCGCGGTGCCCCAGAGCTGTTCGAGCGCCTGGCCGACCTCGTCGTCGGCGACGGCCGTCAGCGGCCGGCCCTCGCCGAGCTCGGGGACGACCTTGCCGAGCGTCGTGGTGTAGGCCCGGCGGGTGTTCGCCACGGTGAGGGAGTCGAGGTAACGGTCGGCGGCGGTGCGCACCGTCGCCGCTGTGGAGCCGGTCTTGAGGGGGACGACGGTTGCCACGGATCTCCTTGCCACAGATAACAGGTCCTCTTCGCGCAGTGCGGCGGGGACGTTCCTGCTGGTCGGAGAGCCACGGACTGCAGATAACAGGGGAGTTATCTGCAATGCGAGACCCTTGGTTGGGACCGGGGAGGCCGGGAGGATCAACCGGTGACCGCTCTCATTCAATCGAGTCGTTTACTCAGCGGACCCAGTCGTGCGGTGCCTCAGGCGCAGCGGAAGCGATACCTCCGATCACGCAGTGGGTACGTCTGCGGCATGGCACCGGACGGCCACACGAACCCAGAGCAAGAGAAAGCAGCTGACGCCCGCTTATGGGGACACGTGCTCCATGAAGAGATCCTGCTTTTCCAGCGGGGCAACTTGTTTCTCATCGCTCAGTCGCTGCTTGCCGTGGCCTACAGCACCATCGCAAAACCAGACGGGATGAACACACCAGCACGTGTCATGGCAGCGTTCGGGATCGCATTGACCCTGACATGGCTCTTCGTTGGGCATCGGCATCTCAAGTTCTGCACTGCGATCCAGCAGCGCGTCATCGACAGGTTTCCTGACGTTGCCGAGACTGAAGCGGCGTGCCGAGAGCCGGGGCTTAGAACGTGGCCCTTCATGGTCTACGGGCTGCCGATCCTGGCCTCGGTAATGTGGATCATGCTGCTCGTGATCACTTGATGGACCAGGAACCGCACCCTTCCTACGTGGGTTCCGACTAACCCTGACCAGCAGCGCTACACCAGAGGGTGAACTCCGCACCGTTTCCCGAACCGTGGCACGGGATCCTTGCGTCCGCCCGGGTATGAGCCCCCGCCCCGCGTATCTGTCCCAGCCCGGCCTCGCCCGCATCACCGTGCAGTCGGCCGACGAGGAGACGACCCTCGCCGTGGCCTGGTCCCTGGTCTCCGGCCGGAATCTCACCGGCCCTTCGGCTCCGTACCGAGTGCCGGGGGAGGAGGGGGTGTGGGCCTACCTGTACGGCGACGCATCCCCGCTGCCCCCGGAGACCGAGGAAGGCGCCGAGTAGTCGGGTCCCGCGCGTCTCTTTGACCTCAAATTCGAACAGGTGTTGCAATCAATGTATGACCTCGCACCCGTTCCCCGCGGACCTCCTGGAGGCCCAGACCCACTGGTATCGCACCTACGCCGAGCTCGCCGCCGAGGCACAGTCGACCGGCTCGGCGGCACAGCGCCGGCGCCTGCTGCAGTTGTCCCGCAGGATCGCCTCGCACCCCTATTGGGAGAGTCCGGCGGGCACGCCCGCGGCCCGGGTCGCGCTGAAGGAGCTGGCCCGCACCGGAGCGCTGGGGGAAAACTCGTGATGATCGCGGACAGTCAGACCCGGATCCTGCGCAGTTCGCGTGCGTACGTCGCCAAGTACGGCGAGGAGCCCTCCATACGCGAACTCGCGGAAGCGGTCGGCCTCTCGACCTCGACCGTCTTCTACCACCGGGGCGCCTGCGCGAGATGGGCGAACCCATCGCCACCCGAGGGCGCAGTGCGAGCACACGGTGCCCGCACTGCGGGCGCTGACGCTGCACGCGGGTGGGGAGCACGCCCTCCTCTCACGGCTACCCGGGTCAGCCGTGCTTCCCGGACGGTGCGGGGAGCAGCCCGACCTGGTCGGCGAGCCAGTGGCCGAGGACGTCCGTACCGATGACCCACGGCGCGACGAGACCAGCAAGGCCAGCCAGAAGCCCGACAATCAAGATGAAGGTCGCAGGAGCGTCCTCGGCCGCTGAGCCTTCCACCCCCAGCGCAGTGATGATCATCCCGACGCCAAGGAATCCCACCAGGCAGAAGGCGACCAAGGTGCCGATCGCGTAAAGGATCAGTTGCCAGACGGAGATTCCGGGGTGCGCCTGCACACCGGCCGTCCAGGCGGCCGTGGGCCCGCCCATCAGCAGGGACGTCACGAGAGCGATGGTCCAGGCCGTCTTTCTCCTGAGTCCGGAGATGTTCGCCGGTTGAGGGTGCTGCGTCTGTTCATTCTCGGCGGCGACAATGCGCTCGCGGGCCAGGAGGAACGCCTCGGCCTCCAGATTGCTCGCCCCCATGCTCCGTACCAACCGGCTCAAGTGGTGCGAGTACATCGGCTCCCCCTTGAGCCAGCTCTCGACTCGCTGCTCAAGCATGGTTGTGGTGCCTCCCTCGTTGCCATCGCCGCGTACGACCGCGGCCAGGATGGTGAGAGAGGGAGCTTCGGTCCCTGCCCGGGTGTGCAGGTGGCGCAGGGCCTCGCCGAACAAGGTCCATGTGATGGCGTCCGCGAGGAGGCCGAGAAGGATTTCGTCCTGTCGCAGGTCGGCCGGTTCTCCGGTCGTCCCATCGTCGTTGTCCGGAGAACCTGATGCAGGATCGTTGCTGGTCACAGAGTTCTCCGGGTTCTCCGGTTGTTCTCCGCGGACAACTCCCGGATCCGGCTGGTCCGCTGCGTCGGCGTGGACGTCCCCCTGTTCTTTTGTGGCTGGTGCGCTCGCGGATGAGGAGTCACGGGCCACCTCGCCTTGGAGGACCGTGCCGCCGCTCTCCTCGCTCTCGTGTCCGTCATCGCCCTCTGTCGTGCTGAGACCGATCTTCTCGTCGAGTGCAGCCAGTTCCTGGTCCTGGTCGTCGAGCCGTTCCTGGCCGACCCGCATTAGATCGGGTATCAGGTCCAGGGGCAGCAGTCCCAGCTCCTCGGCGATGGACACCACCGGGGCGGGCAGCTCCTCTTCGGTCTCGGATGCCTCGTCTTGTTCGGCCTCGCGCAGCACGATGCGCTCCCGGGTCACGTTCTGGGTGGCGGTGGCCTGCAGGGTGCGGGCGTGCTCTT
The sequence above is drawn from the Streptomyces sp. NBC_01465 genome and encodes:
- a CDS encoding tyrosine-type recombinase/integrase; amino-acid sequence: MATVVPLKTGSTAATVRTAADRYLDSLTVANTRRAYTTTLGKVVPELGEGRPLTAVADDEVGQALEQLWGTAAASTWNSRRGAVGGWLSWCHEAGLQPPHIPAWCKRMPDPASETPVRSKTAIDRLVARRDVDLREKTTYRMLYETCARADELLGINIDDLNLTARQAPVKAKGAKAVRRRGQAREDYATETIYWDAGTARLLPRLIGARNRGPLLVTHRKPGPGKLLTPRDVCPDTSLARLSYGQLRALLDRHTCVGGEEGTGRDPHEFRHSGLTHLGEQGVSLLLFMAKSRHKSVSAARKYFKPGAAALAEVTSLLAPSDRSR
- a CDS encoding DUF6207 family protein; amino-acid sequence: MSPRPAYLSQPGLARITVQSADEETTLAVAWSLVSGRNLTGPSAPYRVPGEEGVWAYLYGDASPLPPETEEGAE